One Haloterrigena salifodinae DNA window includes the following coding sequences:
- a CDS encoding helix-turn-helix domain-containing protein, translating into MPSGIRAEIKIDDPAGCVVTAASAAVSGRVLSVSKSANPDAPERVTEEFMLEAEEYPDEFDVEADVDIEPVFSYGSSEVYRFGRELGWGCPCECIERHDSPLVDVRTKGASLYLTFHASDMHGLQAIIGDLKERYSNLDVQRLLQSQQDHDERNLVFVDRSTLTARQLEVLETAHQMGYFEHPKRANAGEVAEELGITSTTFTEHLAAAQTKLLDAILEYDD; encoded by the coding sequence ATGCCTTCGGGGATTCGAGCGGAGATCAAAATCGACGATCCGGCCGGCTGCGTCGTCACGGCGGCCTCGGCGGCGGTGAGCGGCCGCGTCCTCTCTGTCTCGAAGAGCGCGAATCCGGACGCGCCAGAGCGCGTGACCGAGGAGTTCATGCTCGAGGCGGAGGAGTACCCCGACGAGTTCGACGTGGAGGCCGACGTCGACATCGAACCCGTCTTCTCCTACGGCTCGAGCGAGGTGTATCGGTTCGGCCGCGAGCTGGGGTGGGGCTGTCCCTGCGAGTGTATCGAACGCCACGACTCGCCGCTGGTCGACGTCCGCACGAAGGGGGCGTCGCTGTATCTGACCTTCCACGCGTCGGATATGCACGGCCTGCAGGCGATCATCGGCGACTTGAAGGAGCGATACTCGAACCTCGACGTCCAGCGCCTGCTGCAGTCACAGCAGGACCACGACGAGCGGAACCTCGTCTTCGTCGACCGGAGCACGCTGACCGCCCGCCAACTCGAGGTCCTCGAGACGGCCCACCAAATGGGCTACTTCGAGCACCCGAAACGAGCCAACGCGGGCGAGGTCGCCGAGGAGCTCGGAATCACCAGCACGACGTTCACCGAACACCTCGCGGCCGCGCAAACGAAACTCCTCGACGCGATCCTCGAGTACGACGACTGA
- a CDS encoding DUF7560 family zinc ribbon protein, producing the protein MSRYEFTCPECGQAIEVNEEMREATLEHGCPVCGADVTSADFAAEQQTN; encoded by the coding sequence ATGAGCAGATACGAATTTACCTGTCCAGAATGCGGCCAAGCGATCGAGGTCAACGAGGAGATGCGCGAGGCCACGCTTGAACACGGGTGTCCGGTCTGCGGTGCCGACGTCACGTCCGCGGACTTCGCCGCCGAGCAACAGACGAACTGA
- a CDS encoding pyridoxamine 5'-phosphate oxidase family protein: MAIDQETDMADAEIDDFLGDHETGVLSLARTDDPYAIPISYGYDDDERVFYMRLVSTPESEKRAFLESSPAARLVVYDERDSTYRSVIATGQLEDISPSELTPDQIAQYGEAKRPLFEIWAQGKEELDIELYRLDPDSLEGRRTEVDREE, encoded by the coding sequence ATGGCTATCGATCAGGAGACCGACATGGCCGACGCGGAGATCGACGACTTCCTCGGCGACCACGAGACGGGGGTGTTATCGCTCGCGCGTACCGACGACCCCTACGCGATTCCGATCTCGTACGGGTACGACGACGACGAGCGCGTGTTCTATATGCGGCTGGTATCGACGCCGGAAAGCGAGAAGCGGGCGTTCCTCGAGTCCTCCCCGGCGGCACGGCTCGTCGTCTACGACGAGCGGGACTCGACCTATCGGAGCGTCATCGCGACGGGGCAGTTAGAGGACATTTCGCCCTCGGAGCTGACGCCGGACCAGATCGCCCAGTACGGCGAGGCGAAGCGACCGCTGTTCGAAATCTGGGCGCAGGGTAAGGAAGAGCTGGATATCGAACTCTACCGACTCGATCCGGACAGCCTCGAGGGACGGCGAACCGAAGTCGATCGCGAGGAGTAA
- a CDS encoding AzlD family protein has translation MADVLSLDPLVVGVILAMTVVTVVAKVGGIWLVRHVEVSERLQAGLDVLPGAIVIAVLGPELAAGGPAEWGATALVLAVMWRTESIILALVTGVVAVVSLRGLF, from the coding sequence ATGGCTGACGTCCTCTCGCTGGATCCGCTGGTCGTCGGCGTCATCCTCGCGATGACCGTCGTCACCGTCGTCGCGAAGGTCGGCGGCATCTGGCTCGTCCGCCACGTCGAGGTGAGCGAGCGCCTGCAGGCGGGGCTGGACGTCCTGCCGGGCGCAATCGTGATCGCCGTCCTCGGGCCGGAGCTGGCGGCCGGCGGGCCGGCCGAGTGGGGCGCGACCGCGCTCGTGCTGGCGGTGATGTGGCGGACCGAGAGCATCATCCTCGCACTGGTGACCGGCGTCGTCGCCGTGGTCTCCCTCAGGGGACTGTTCTGA
- a CDS encoding AzlC family ABC transporter permease: protein MARNFDSDDPSAQASESSNGGNSDATAASDDNPTDSSTTATTPVPDGESVTFGWDGLRAGFLACLPVAVGVGGYGVAFGVLANQAGLSLAEAALMSMTVFAGASQIIAVELWADPLPIAAIVATTFAVNVRYALMGAALQSWFRHLSPGKIYSSLVLMADENWALSMQELASGSRRGSFLLGSGVALWLCWVASTVLGVLAGESVGDPAQYGVDFILAAVFVALAVELWDGRSTLVPWLVALATSVLAANVLSGQWYIPLGGFAAAVVEVVRHDG from the coding sequence ATGGCAAGGAATTTCGACTCGGACGACCCGTCCGCTCAAGCGTCGGAGTCATCGAACGGCGGCAACAGCGACGCTACTGCTGCTTCCGACGACAACCCGACGGATTCGTCGACAACGGCGACAACACCGGTGCCGGACGGCGAGTCCGTCACGTTCGGCTGGGACGGGCTGCGGGCCGGCTTTCTGGCCTGTCTGCCCGTCGCCGTCGGCGTCGGCGGCTACGGGGTCGCGTTCGGCGTCCTCGCGAATCAGGCGGGGCTGAGCCTCGCGGAGGCGGCGCTAATGAGCATGACCGTCTTCGCGGGCGCCTCCCAGATCATCGCCGTCGAACTGTGGGCGGATCCGCTCCCGATCGCGGCGATCGTCGCCACGACGTTCGCGGTCAACGTGCGCTACGCTCTGATGGGCGCGGCGCTGCAGTCGTGGTTTCGCCACCTCTCGCCGGGCAAGATCTACTCGAGTCTCGTACTCATGGCAGACGAGAACTGGGCGCTGTCGATGCAGGAGCTCGCGTCAGGGAGTCGCCGCGGTTCCTTCCTGCTTGGCAGCGGCGTCGCGCTCTGGCTGTGCTGGGTCGCGTCGACGGTTCTGGGCGTCCTCGCCGGCGAGTCCGTCGGCGATCCGGCGCAGTACGGCGTCGACTTCATCCTCGCGGCCGTCTTCGTCGCGCTCGCCGTCGAGCTGTGGGACGGCCGGTCGACGCTGGTACCGTGGCTCGTCGCGCTGGCGACGAGCGTCCTCGCCGCGAACGTCCTCTCGGGGCAGTGGTATATTCCCCTCGGCGGGTTCGCCGCGGCCGTCGTCGAGGTGGTGAGACACGATGGCTGA
- a CDS encoding ubiquitin-like small modifier protein 1: MDLELRFFATFREAVGEKERTETFEDDAAVGDVLAALEAEYEGLEGQLLEEDESGRAIRPQLSVLKNGRDVTHMVGPETPLEDGDRLSVFPPVAGG; this comes from the coding sequence ATGGATCTCGAATTGCGGTTTTTCGCGACCTTTCGGGAGGCCGTCGGCGAGAAGGAACGGACCGAAACGTTCGAGGACGACGCCGCGGTCGGCGACGTGCTGGCCGCCCTCGAGGCCGAGTACGAGGGTCTCGAAGGCCAGTTGCTCGAGGAAGACGAGTCGGGACGGGCGATCAGGCCGCAGTTGAGCGTGCTGAAAAACGGCCGCGACGTGACCCACATGGTCGGCCCGGAGACGCCCCTCGAGGACGGCGATCGGCTCTCGGTGTTTCCGCCGGTCGCCGGCGGCTAA
- a CDS encoding glycosyltransferase has protein sequence MAKTNVVTAFTDLYRPTVNGVTYTVALWRERWGRRRGSMAIVFPEMAGYEPGDGEYALPSVGAPLYPRYRLGVPVAPDGLGTPDIVHVHTPFTVGFAGVRFARDRDVPVVATYHTLLEDRVNQHVPEVAVEPLKSACRAYERAFFERVDHVTVPTSFARWHLLERVGADVDATIVSNGIDVDFFRPVEATPLRERYGLSSEGPLLGYTGRHGPEKNLEEAIDAVDGTDWTLVIAGDGPARDDLEARAAATDADVRFLGFLEREELPAFYSALDAFVFPSPVETQGLVALEATACGTPVVAADAGALADGIIEGETGYRYAPGDREAFRWAIRRTLAECERLSDLCRRRRNMLAVDHSLEQLAGLYDAIRDD, from the coding sequence ATGGCGAAGACGAACGTCGTCACCGCGTTCACCGACCTCTACCGACCGACGGTCAACGGCGTCACCTACACGGTTGCGCTGTGGCGCGAGCGATGGGGCCGCCGTCGGGGATCGATGGCGATCGTCTTCCCCGAGATGGCCGGGTACGAACCCGGCGACGGGGAGTACGCGCTCCCGAGCGTCGGCGCGCCGCTGTACCCGCGCTACCGCCTCGGAGTGCCGGTGGCTCCCGACGGCCTCGGCACGCCCGACATCGTCCACGTCCACACGCCCTTCACGGTCGGGTTCGCGGGCGTCCGGTTCGCACGCGATCGCGACGTTCCCGTCGTCGCCACCTACCACACGCTCCTCGAGGACCGCGTGAACCAGCACGTCCCCGAGGTGGCGGTCGAACCGCTCAAGAGCGCCTGCCGCGCCTACGAGCGGGCGTTCTTCGAGCGCGTCGATCACGTGACCGTGCCGACGTCGTTCGCCCGATGGCATCTGCTCGAGCGCGTCGGTGCGGACGTCGACGCGACGATCGTCTCGAACGGCATCGACGTCGACTTCTTCCGGCCGGTCGAGGCGACGCCCCTTCGGGAGCGCTACGGCCTCTCGAGCGAGGGGCCGCTGCTGGGCTACACGGGTCGACACGGTCCCGAAAAGAACCTCGAGGAGGCGATCGACGCCGTCGATGGTACCGACTGGACGCTCGTCATCGCCGGCGACGGACCCGCCCGCGACGACCTCGAGGCTCGCGCCGCGGCGACCGACGCCGACGTCCGGTTTTTGGGCTTCCTCGAGCGCGAAGAACTGCCGGCGTTCTACTCGGCGCTCGACGCGTTCGTCTTCCCGAGTCCGGTCGAGACGCAGGGCCTGGTCGCGCTCGAGGCGACCGCCTGCGGGACGCCGGTCGTCGCCGCCGACGCCGGGGCGTTAGCGGACGGCATCATCGAGGGCGAGACCGGCTACCGGTACGCGCCTGGCGACCGCGAGGCGTTTCGGTGGGCGATCCGCCGGACGCTGGCCGAATGCGAGCGGCTCTCGGACCTCTGTCGGCGTCGCCGGAACATGCTCGCGGTCGATCACTCCCTCGAGCAGTTGGCGGGGCTGTACGACGCGATTCGCGACGACTAA
- a CDS encoding GNAT family N-acetyltransferase: MSAQPRMSPEDLDDELERTVYEYVERNGAVEPAELARAIRIESGTTHSKPARSGTYTESVCPPAEDLESCIERLTDRGYLTESDGKVRLALGGTATELALEDATVTVRPAREEDREGIVETMREVADKGPYIVAENVATRLERDSALVRANEERSRVCFVASLESAADEATDESDDDDAETESGVVGWLHVDTHELPSLSHTAELTLGVAPEFRRKGIGSSLLEYGLEWASDAGYRKCYQNLPATNETAIEFLEENGWQREGVHKEQYRIDDEYVDEVMIARHRLHQ, from the coding sequence ATGAGCGCCCAGCCGCGGATGTCGCCCGAGGATCTCGACGACGAACTGGAACGGACGGTCTACGAGTACGTCGAACGAAACGGGGCCGTCGAACCGGCCGAACTCGCGCGCGCGATCCGCATCGAATCGGGAACGACCCACTCGAAACCGGCCCGATCCGGCACCTACACCGAATCGGTCTGTCCGCCCGCCGAGGACCTCGAGTCCTGCATCGAGAGGCTCACGGACCGGGGGTATCTGACCGAATCCGACGGCAAGGTCCGCCTCGCGCTCGGCGGAACGGCGACCGAACTGGCCCTCGAGGACGCCACCGTCACGGTTCGACCGGCGCGGGAAGAAGACCGCGAGGGGATCGTCGAGACGATGCGCGAGGTCGCCGACAAAGGGCCCTACATCGTCGCCGAGAACGTCGCGACGCGACTCGAGCGCGACTCGGCGCTCGTGCGGGCCAACGAGGAGCGTTCGCGGGTCTGTTTCGTCGCGAGTCTCGAGTCGGCGGCCGACGAGGCGACCGACGAATCGGACGACGACGACGCAGAGACCGAATCCGGCGTCGTCGGCTGGCTCCACGTCGACACCCACGAACTGCCGTCGCTTTCCCACACCGCCGAACTCACGCTCGGCGTCGCGCCCGAGTTCCGCCGCAAGGGGATCGGCTCGAGCCTCCTCGAGTACGGCCTCGAGTGGGCCAGTGACGCCGGGTACCGGAAGTGTTACCAGAACCTGCCGGCGACCAACGAAACCGCCATCGAGTTCCTCGAGGAGAACGGCTGGCAGCGCGAGGGCGTCCACAAGGAGCAGTACCGCATCGACGACGAGTACGTCGACGAGGTGATGATAGCCCGACACCGACTTCATCAGTAG
- a CDS encoding Cdc6/Cdc18 family protein, producing MIVDGRVLREDFVPSEVVHRHDEVNLLSESLEPLLSDRRADPAFLFGPTGVGKTCIARYALGQLREQEPSIDVAYVNCWQEYTRFRVLYGVLEAVGRTVDIHRSTPKDELFDRLRETDARPVVVILDEVDQLEETTALYDLHRLGHVSLVLIANREEELFASFDDRVRSRLRAGTRVRFDRYGTDELAGILAERAEKALEPGAVSDGQLRTIADAASGDARVGIGILRSAARRASRRGLESVTNGVLEAAIPDARTAIRRKTVEGLIEHQRVLYDVIAEAGEIDPGDLYEEYERRVDDPKTERTLRNYLTKMVHYDLIEAVGERRGRTYRLVGDDAVGRE from the coding sequence GTGATCGTCGACGGTCGCGTCCTGCGCGAGGATTTCGTGCCCAGCGAGGTGGTTCACCGCCACGACGAGGTAAACCTCCTCTCGGAGTCCCTGGAGCCACTGCTGTCCGATCGGCGGGCCGACCCCGCGTTCCTGTTCGGCCCCACCGGCGTCGGAAAGACCTGCATCGCCAGGTACGCGCTCGGTCAGTTGCGCGAGCAGGAGCCGTCGATCGACGTCGCCTACGTCAACTGCTGGCAGGAGTACACCCGGTTTCGAGTGCTCTACGGCGTCCTCGAGGCGGTCGGCCGGACCGTCGATATCCACCGCTCGACGCCGAAGGACGAACTGTTCGATCGGTTGCGCGAGACGGACGCCCGGCCCGTGGTGGTTATTTTAGACGAGGTCGACCAACTCGAGGAGACGACCGCGCTCTACGACCTCCACCGGCTGGGGCACGTCTCGCTGGTGTTGATCGCTAACCGCGAGGAGGAACTGTTCGCGAGCTTCGACGACCGGGTCCGCTCGCGGCTGCGGGCGGGGACCCGCGTCCGGTTCGACCGCTACGGGACCGACGAACTGGCCGGGATCCTGGCCGAACGGGCGGAGAAGGCCCTCGAGCCCGGCGCCGTGAGCGACGGCCAACTGCGGACGATCGCCGACGCCGCGTCGGGCGACGCCCGCGTGGGGATCGGCATCCTCCGGTCGGCTGCCCGTCGGGCGAGCCGACGGGGACTCGAGTCGGTGACCAACGGCGTCCTCGAGGCGGCGATTCCGGACGCGCGGACGGCGATCCGGCGCAAGACCGTCGAAGGACTGATCGAACACCAGCGCGTGCTGTACGACGTCATCGCCGAGGCCGGCGAGATCGATCCGGGCGACCTCTACGAGGAGTACGAGCGTCGCGTCGACGACCCCAAGACCGAGCGGACGCTGCGCAACTACCTGACGAAGATGGTCCACTACGACCTGATCGAGGCCGTCGGCGAGCGCCGCGGACGGACCTACCGGCTCGTCGGCGACGACGCGGTCGGCCGCGAGTAG
- a CDS encoding response regulator, with the protein MSDSRQFKPEPAQILLVEDNPGDVRLTEEAFKQGRIENDLHVVSDGNEALEFLYQRGEYEDAPRPDLILLDLNLPRKDGEDVLEELKGDSELRSIPVIVLTSSRAEEDVVRSYELHANAYLTKPVDPDDFIETVRAFEKFWFSVVRLPPEGEGQ; encoded by the coding sequence ATGAGTGATTCGAGACAGTTCAAACCAGAGCCAGCACAGATCCTGTTAGTCGAGGACAATCCGGGTGACGTCCGACTGACCGAAGAAGCGTTCAAGCAGGGCCGCATCGAGAACGACCTCCACGTCGTCTCGGACGGCAACGAGGCGCTGGAGTTTCTCTACCAGCGCGGCGAGTACGAGGACGCGCCGCGACCGGATCTCATCCTGCTCGACCTCAACCTCCCGCGGAAGGACGGCGAGGATGTCCTCGAGGAGCTCAAGGGGGATTCCGAACTGCGATCGATTCCGGTGATCGTCCTGACGAGCTCACGGGCCGAGGAGGACGTCGTCAGATCCTACGAACTCCACGCCAACGCCTACCTGACGAAGCCGGTCGATCCGGACGATTTCATCGAGACGGTCCGGGCGTTCGAGAAGTTCTGGTTCTCCGTCGTCCGGCTTCCGCCGGAGGGTGAGGGCCAATGA
- a CDS encoding bacterio-opsin activator domain-containing protein — protein MSGTDTRADADGTTAEVDTLEILLIEDNPGDARLIQEMLRGTEELAQRVSSDESAGRTPEITRENRLEDGLETLEGSPVDVVLLDLNLPDSEGLQTLETVHDESGATPIVVLTGVRDQQVGVQAIQRGAQDFLVKDEVTSELLVRTIHHAIERARQERERRRQREQLEALNRLNRIGHDITHAVITTETRADLEQQVCDRLAESDAYRFAWIGGVNPGSDRVVPKAAAGIEEGYLDAVDVSVAEDDATGQGPAGTAIRTGSVQVMSDIQSDPEFEPWREEAIERGYRSSAAVPIVHEDLVYGVLNVYSESPRAFEGPETTILARIGDVIAHAITAIERKDALVSDAVIELEFRVEELAQPLIRLSSEEECTIAFEQLIHGDETLLAYGSAHEVDQDAFQEGVDETDGFGDVRFLAVRRDAFEFELVAPAAVSLFETIATHGGRVQSATIDDGEFRFVVELPRGRDTRQMIELIQEQRDDVTYLAQRTRERGDRNDSGSSSVLEDDLTEKQRAALETAYFAGYFDWPRESTGEEISERLGIAPATFNQHLRTAERKFFDSVLGEQ, from the coding sequence ATGAGCGGAACGGACACGCGGGCCGACGCGGACGGAACGACCGCCGAGGTCGATACCCTGGAGATCCTGCTGATCGAGGACAACCCCGGCGATGCGCGCCTGATCCAGGAGATGCTCCGTGGGACCGAGGAGCTCGCCCAACGGGTCAGCTCCGACGAATCGGCGGGGCGGACGCCGGAGATCACCCGCGAAAACCGGCTCGAGGACGGCCTCGAGACGCTCGAGGGGTCGCCGGTCGACGTCGTCTTGCTGGACCTGAACCTGCCCGACAGTGAGGGGCTGCAGACGCTCGAGACGGTCCACGACGAGAGCGGGGCGACGCCCATCGTCGTGCTGACGGGCGTCCGCGACCAGCAGGTCGGCGTCCAGGCGATCCAGCGGGGCGCACAGGACTTCCTCGTCAAGGACGAGGTGACCAGCGAACTGCTGGTGCGGACGATCCACCACGCGATCGAACGGGCCCGACAGGAGCGCGAACGCCGCCGCCAGCGCGAGCAACTCGAGGCGCTCAACCGGCTCAACCGGATCGGTCACGACATCACTCACGCGGTGATCACGACCGAAACGCGGGCCGACCTGGAACAGCAGGTTTGCGACCGGCTCGCCGAGTCCGACGCTTACCGGTTCGCGTGGATCGGCGGCGTCAACCCCGGAAGCGACCGCGTGGTTCCGAAAGCGGCGGCGGGCATCGAGGAGGGCTATCTCGACGCCGTCGACGTCAGCGTCGCCGAGGACGACGCAACCGGCCAGGGGCCGGCCGGAACGGCGATTCGAACCGGCTCGGTGCAGGTGATGAGCGACATCCAATCGGATCCGGAGTTCGAACCGTGGCGGGAGGAGGCGATCGAGCGCGGCTACCGTTCCTCGGCGGCGGTTCCGATCGTCCACGAGGATCTGGTCTACGGCGTGTTGAACGTCTACTCCGAGTCGCCGCGGGCGTTCGAGGGGCCGGAGACGACCATCCTCGCCCGGATCGGCGACGTCATCGCCCACGCAATCACGGCGATCGAGCGCAAGGACGCGCTGGTCAGTGACGCCGTCATCGAACTCGAGTTCCGCGTCGAGGAGTTGGCCCAGCCGCTGATCCGACTCTCCTCGGAGGAGGAGTGTACGATCGCGTTCGAGCAGCTGATCCACGGGGACGAGACGCTGCTCGCGTACGGCTCGGCCCACGAGGTCGATCAGGACGCGTTTCAGGAGGGGGTCGACGAGACCGACGGCTTCGGCGACGTCCGCTTCCTCGCGGTCAGGCGCGACGCCTTCGAGTTCGAACTCGTGGCGCCGGCCGCCGTCTCGCTGTTCGAGACGATCGCGACCCACGGCGGCCGCGTCCAGTCGGCGACCATCGACGACGGCGAGTTCCGTTTCGTTGTCGAACTCCCGCGGGGTCGGGACACCCGTCAGATGATCGAACTCATCCAGGAACAGCGCGATGATGTCACCTACCTCGCCCAGCGGACCCGCGAGCGCGGCGACCGCAACGATTCCGGCTCGTCGTCGGTCCTCGAGGACGACCTCACCGAAAAGCAGCGGGCGGCCCTCGAGACGGCCTACTTCGCGGGCTACTTCGACTGGCCCCGCGAGAGCACCGGCGAGGAAATCTCCGAGCGACTCGGGATTGCGCCGGCGACGTTCAACCAGCACCTCCGGACGGCCGAACGGAAGTTCTTCGATTCGGTGCTCGGCGAGCAGTAG
- a CDS encoding 2Fe-2S iron-sulfur cluster-binding protein, translated as MTNPKHTVEFVDSGATLEVSETETILQACLEAGIASEYSCRVGACVACTAEIVAGDVVQPAARGLTAEEADSYALTCMARPQSDLELRLGKYPPSIEASTNDDAERDG; from the coding sequence ATGACGAACCCAAAACACACGGTCGAATTCGTCGACAGCGGCGCCACGCTCGAGGTATCGGAAACGGAAACGATCCTGCAGGCGTGTCTGGAAGCGGGAATCGCGTCGGAGTACTCGTGTCGAGTCGGGGCGTGCGTCGCGTGTACGGCGGAAATCGTCGCCGGAGACGTCGTTCAACCCGCGGCACGAGGGCTTACCGCCGAGGAGGCGGATTCCTACGCGCTGACCTGTATGGCGCGCCCACAGTCCGACCTCGAACTGCGACTGGGTAAGTATCCCCCGAGTATCGAGGCGTCGACTAACGACGATGCCGAGCGTGACGGGTAA
- a CDS encoding geranylgeranyl reductase family protein yields MVESSTHRRADLVVVGGGTAGTFAAATAADAGLDVVVLERKSESEAGRIACGDAIKGTSAFPDVIDVDYLKDASFTNRNIRRAVFRNPHHEQELEVEFGERGAVVDRKRYGEILLEEAQRLGATVEYDTVVVDVRQEGARITGVHAKRNGEQIVYEAPITVDAAGALSILQDRANFSGTTFDTDVRYSQFCSAYREIIEVPEPVDWDDAIVFKPTDELGYLWYFPRSETEINVGLGFQMTEEPMKLVDALRRDLRRQPMFENATVKNKLGAALPTRRPYDSAVAPGYLAVGDAAAHVNPVTGGGIGSAANAGHWAANAAIEAISTGDPSERALWQYNRDVMTDFGKRFAVIDLYNVWGTAYDTETLSGIVASLPAQQLADAVGGSGTPSMGLGLKLKTLCSTFGYWSELRELYRVRDLATELADHYASYPETPAAFERWQTGRDAIMDEFHSICDAERKY; encoded by the coding sequence ATGGTCGAATCCAGCACCCACCGACGCGCCGATCTCGTGGTCGTCGGCGGCGGGACTGCCGGGACGTTCGCCGCCGCCACGGCCGCCGACGCCGGCCTCGACGTCGTCGTACTCGAGCGGAAAAGCGAGTCCGAAGCGGGCCGTATCGCCTGCGGTGACGCGATCAAAGGCACGAGCGCGTTTCCCGACGTCATCGACGTCGACTATCTCAAGGACGCGTCGTTTACGAACCGGAACATCCGTCGTGCGGTGTTTCGGAACCCCCATCACGAGCAGGAACTTGAGGTCGAGTTCGGAGAGCGAGGTGCTGTCGTCGATCGGAAACGGTACGGTGAAATCCTCCTCGAGGAGGCCCAGCGACTCGGCGCGACGGTCGAATACGATACCGTAGTCGTTGACGTCCGCCAAGAGGGGGCACGAATAACTGGCGTCCATGCGAAACGCAATGGCGAGCAGATCGTCTACGAAGCGCCGATAACCGTCGACGCCGCCGGCGCGCTGTCGATACTTCAGGATAGGGCCAATTTCTCAGGGACGACCTTCGACACGGACGTCCGGTACTCTCAGTTCTGTTCTGCCTACCGGGAAATCATCGAGGTCCCGGAACCGGTCGACTGGGACGACGCGATCGTGTTCAAACCCACCGACGAACTGGGCTATCTCTGGTATTTCCCGCGCTCGGAGACGGAGATCAACGTCGGCCTTGGCTTCCAGATGACCGAGGAACCGATGAAACTCGTCGACGCGTTACGACGTGATCTCCGGCGGCAACCGATGTTCGAGAACGCGACGGTGAAAAACAAGCTCGGTGCGGCGCTTCCGACCCGCCGACCGTACGATTCCGCCGTCGCACCGGGGTATCTGGCGGTCGGAGACGCAGCCGCCCACGTCAATCCGGTGACCGGCGGCGGAATCGGCAGCGCAGCGAACGCGGGACACTGGGCAGCGAACGCGGCGATCGAGGCGATATCGACGGGCGATCCCTCGGAGCGAGCCCTCTGGCAGTACAACCGAGACGTGATGACGGACTTCGGCAAGCGGTTCGCCGTGATCGATCTGTACAACGTCTGGGGAACGGCGTACGACACCGAGACGCTGTCGGGAATCGTCGCCTCGCTGCCCGCCCAGCAACTCGCGGACGCGGTCGGCGGCTCGGGTACGCCCTCGATGGGACTCGGGCTGAAGCTCAAGACGCTTTGCTCGACGTTCGGCTACTGGTCGGAACTGCGCGAACTGTACCGCGTCCGGGACCTCGCGACGGAGTTGGCCGACCACTACGCGTCGTACCCGGAGACGCCGGCGGCGTTCGAACGATGGCAGACGGGTCGAGACGCCATCATGGACGAGTTTCACTCGATCTGTGATGCCGAGCGGAAATACTAA